CCCTGATGATTGCCGTTTCGTGTTTTGGCGCGATGGCCACCGCAATCATGTGCGGCGCGCGCGTTTACTACGCCATGGCAGAAGACGGCGTTTTCTTTCGCGGCCTTGCCAAGGTGAGTCCGCGCTGGCACACCCCGGCAAGGAGCCTGGTGTTGCAGGGAGTCTGGTCAGCAGCGCTGGCGCTCAGCGGAGGTTACAACGCACTGTTCACCTACGTGATGTTCATGATGGTGCTCAGCTACGCGCTCACGGTAGGCGCGCTGTTTGTGCTGCGCCGCAAAATGCCCGACGCTCCCCGGCCGTATCGTTGTGCTGGATATCCATGGCTGCCGGCACTCTACCTGCTGATTGGCGGCATCTGGACTGTCAATGCTGTCGTCCAAAAGACGCAGGAGGCACTTTGGGGAGTGGTCATCGTGGCGATAGGCATACCGTTCTACATTTATTGGAAGCGAACCCAGCGAACAGATAAACCGGCTGAAGCCGCGACGGCAAAATAGCTTTCACTTAGTGAAATCATTGGTCCAAGAGAGAAACCCCTGGACGGTGTCGAAGGAGCCGCGTATGGAAATCCGCGCTACCGTATTGTGGTCCTCATCTTCGGCTTCGAGAATGATGGCCCGGCTGGAGTCCTGCATTACCGATACTCGTTTTCCCCGGCTGGTAAACAGGTCGCGGTAAAACTGCTCCACCTGGCTTTCTTTGGCTTTTGCCGAAAAGCTGACGGCGTGGGTGTAGGGATCACCTGCGCCGGTGTCTGGTTTGTTGATCGTGAAACACATGCTCTCTCCGGCGTCCGTATACACCATCTTGGGGCTGAACTCGCGAGAGTTTTCACATGGAACCGCCCGCACCTCGGCGGTGATAATCATGGCCAGGTCAAGCATCGCGGTCCGGCCCGTTGCGCGGTCGCGGACCACCACCATCGCTGTGTTGGGGTAAGAGTCAACAAACTCCAAATGCGGGTTCCGGTCCAGAAAAGGCTTAAATTCCGTGCCTCGATCAATCATCGCCTGCAGGTTGACGCGGCCGGTCATCCGGTATTGGACAAACAGCGCCATGGCAACGAACAAGATCAACCCGCCGATAATGTAAAAAGCCGTACCCGGTCTGTATTCCAGCAACCTCTGCAACATGCTCTTCACCTTCCTTTAAAGTTTGTCGGTTAAGCATACTCCCTGACAGCGCAAGCCAGGGATGCTGTGTGGGTTACCTTCGGTACCAGAGTTAGAGATGAACCGGCACAAAGAGATAAAGTTCCCATTCCTGCACCAGCCCATTGTGGGATTTTTGTAGCGCTTCAAAGCCACATTTTCATTTCTATTGGTCCTGCTGTGTTGTTTAATATCGGATTCAATTTACAACTGCGTTGACCGCGAGATCAATTTGTCGTGAGCAGCGTCAATTTGTGGCCGGTCAACCGTATCCAAAGTTGAGTAGAAGGAGAAGATCCCATGGTTTCCTTTGATAGCGAATTTGCCCAGGTCTATGCGTTGCCTCTGGCCAAAGCGGCATACGTCTCTACAAATCCTCCTGACGGCTTCACCAGCAGCCAAAATGCCTTCAACATTCTGGCGGATACAAGTCATCCCGATTACCTGACACAGCTTTCCAAATCCAGCGATCAACACAAAAGGATGATGCAAAGCATGTTGGCCCAGCGGGTCAAACCCCTGTTCGAGGACGCCGAAAACGTTGGCCAGGAGATCCTGATAAATGCTGTGCCCAATCCGCAACCAAACCTGCACTTTGGCTGGGTGTGCATGGATGCCGCCAAACAGAGACTCGTGGTTGCGTTGCGAGGCACAGAGTACTTCCACGATTGGCTGGATAACCTCGACCTTATTCCGGCGCCCTATGCTCCCATTCCTGGAAGCGGCATGGTGCATCAAGGGTTTCAGCTCGTCTATTACGCCATCCGCAACAACCTGCGGCAGATCGTGCAAAAGGTCGTGCAAAATCAAGCGCAGCAACTTAGAGAGATTTTTATCACAGGCCACAGCCTGGGCGGAGCCCTGGCTGGCCTGGCAGCCCCCGATCTTGTGAACGACGTTGCCGCCAAACTTTCGCCCACCGTCTACACCTTTGCCGAGCCTAACGTCGGACACAGTGATTTCACTGACTTCTATAACTCGCGCGTGAATGTTTGCTACCGGGTAGTGAATATGTGGGACCTGGTGCCGCATCTTCCACCCTCTCAGGCGGGATACGACCACGAAGGGACCCCGCTTTCCATTGACAGCGGATTCTCTCTCGACGTTGTCCGCAACCACGTTATCGTCACCGGATATATTCCTGGCGTTGCAGCTTTAAACCAAAAGAGCGAGGCCGCTCTTCCGGCCATGGCAGGAAGGTGAGATGCCCAGAAAGCGGCACTTGCGTTAGACTTAACTCACCACAATTTCTGCAGATTACATCGCAGTTTTCTGCTTTCATCTGCTGGGGGGCGCTTGCTGACAGCTACGGCAGACGCAGCGAGGTAACCACTATGGAGTCTCTCGAGTCAAAGCGGCTTGCTCTCGAAGCGCGGCTCAAAAGTTTCGAAAAGGTGGCCGTGGCATATTCGGGCGGTGTGGATTCTGCCTTTCTTGCCTATGCCGCATACCAGGCGCTGGGAAACAGGATGTTGGCGGTGATCGCAGACTCGCCTTCACTGGCGCGCAGCCAGTATGACGATGCACTCCAGTTCGCGCGGGAGCAGGGAATCCCACTGCGTGTCATTGAAACTGCAGAGCTGGAAAGTCCCGAGTACGCGCGCAACGACGCCAATCGCTGCTTTCACTGCAAAGATGAATTGTTCACGGTGATGGAGCGCATTCGCGCCGCAGAGGGCTACGCTGCCGTGGCGTATGGCAAGAACACGGATGACGATGGAGACTTTCGTCCTGGTCAGCGTGCTGCTGAGCTGCATCATGTGGTTGCACCGCTGGCAGAAGCTGGGCTCAGCAAAGCAGAGGTCCGCGAGCTGGCGCGCGGTGCCGGCCTGAGACTTTGGGACAAACCCGCTTCGGCTTGCCTGGCTTCGCGTATTGAATACGGCCGGCCGGTAACGCGGGAAGCTCTACAGGCGGTCGAGAGGGCTGAAGACGCGCTGCGCGGGCTCGGTTTTCGCCAGTTCCGGGTTCGCCATCACGGCGAAATCGCGCGCATTGAAATAGCGCGTGAGGAGATGTCGGCTGTTTTTAGCGATGGTATGGCTGACCGCATTGCGCGTGCGGTCAAAGAGGCCGGCTTCCGCTTTGTGGCGCTCGATCTCGAAGGCTACCGCTCCGGTTCGATGAACGCGCTATTACCGCTGGGTGATGTGGTTGCGAGGCGAAGCTGAAAGGCAGCAGAAGGAATTTATGCGAGTTGCTTATCTCGACTGCTTTTCCGGAGTGAGTGGAGACATGATGCTGGGCGCGCTGCTCCACGCGGGAGTTGATCTCGATCTGTTTCGCCAAACCATAGCCGCACTCGGAGTCGATGCCCAAATCAAAGTCGAAACCGTGAACCGGAGCGGGATCAGCTCCACCCGGGTCCGCGTGCTGACCGCGGAGGGCGAGCAGGATGACGCCCACGTTGTTCTCGACGAGCATTCTCACAGCCGTAGCGAAGACGCTCACGCTCATTCTCACTCCCATAGCAACGAGCATTCCCATCATGGGACTAAGACTGAAAAGGGCGAGAAGCAACGCCCGCATCATGATCATCAGCACGCGCACGAGCACGGAAGATCGCTGAAGGAAATTCACGAGCTGATATCGCGTGCGCCAATTGACTCGGCTACGCGTGCGATTGCGCTGCGCGCGTTTCGTCTGCTGGGCGAAGCCGAGGCCAAAATCCATAATATTCCCGTGGAACAGATCCACTTCCATGAGGTCGGTGCGGTGGATACCATCGTGGATATCGTCTGCGCCGCGGCAGGATGCGCATCGCTTGGAGTCTCTCGTTGGGTATGTTCGCCGCTCAACGTTGGCGGCGGCACGGTGAAATGTGCGCATGGCATCTTTCCGGTCCCGGCTCCGGCGACCACGGAGTTGCTGAAAGGCGCACCTGTCTACAGCTCAGGAGTTCAGGCCGAGTTGGTGACGCCCACTGGAGCAGCCATACTTCGGGCGCTGGGCGTGGAATTTGCCGCCATGCCGGCGATGACGATTGAGCACACAGGATACGGCGCCGGAGCCCGCGATTTGCCCGGACTCGCCAACGTGGTGCGCATCACAGTTGGTGAAGCGGTGCAGAAAGAGCAGAGCGCTGATCGAGAAGTTGTTACTGTTATTGAGACCGCCGTTGACGATCTCACGCCGCAACTGGTCGGCTACGTAATGGAGCAGGCGCTGGCTGCCGGCGCGCTCGACGTCATGGTCACACCGGTCTTGATGAAGAAGAACCGGCCAGGACATCTTTTGACAGTGTTGTGCGAACGCGAGAAGGCCAACGGCCTATGCAATCTACTGCTGCGCGAGACCACAACCTTGGGGGTTCGTCTGCGCGAAGAGCGCCGGCAATGCCTGCAGCGCAAGTTTGCGACCGTGAGCACAAGCTGGGGAGAGGTTCGGATGAAGCTCGCCTACTTGAACGGCGAGTTGACCAACTGTTCTCCTGAATTCGAGGACTGCCGCCGCATTGCCGAACGGCACAAGATTCCATTGAAAATTGTGATGCAGGAGGTAGTTCGCCTCTACCGCGAGGAGCACGCCGCGGCCGCGGACTAAGACCTATGGACCAGGATGCTGTGAAGACCTTATTAGAAGATATCCGCGAACAGCGGATCTCTCCCGATGAGGGCGTTGAGCGCCTGCGCAATCTGCCCTTCGAAGACCTGGGCTTCGCCAAGCTCGATCATCACCGTTCGCTGCGGCACGGCATGCCCGAGGTGATCTACGCCGCCGGTAAGACCCCTGCGGAAACCGCCGAGATTTTTGCCCGCATGGCGGAACACGGAGGCAACGTGCTTGCGACCCGGTGCACACCGGAGCACGCCCATGCAGTACTTGGGGCTACACCAACCGCCGAATACAATGAGCGCGCCCGCACCATTGCATTGGTGCAGGATGCGAAGGAGCAGGGCAAGGGCGTGGTTGCGATTCTATGCGCCGGCACGAGCGATTTGCCGGTCGCCGAAGAGGCAGCGGTCACGGCGCGGGTGATGGGAAACCGCATTGAATTGGCCTGTGATGTTGGTGTTGCTGGGTTGCATCGGCTGATTGCTCAGCGCAATCTGCTCTCAACGGCGCGTATCTTTATTGTTTGTGCAGGGATGGAAGGAGCGCTGCCCAGCGTGGTTGCGGGCCTGGTTGGTGCGCCTGTGATTGCGGTGCCTACCAGCGTCGGCTACGGCGCTTCGTTTCAGGGGGTCACCGCCCTGCTTGCTATGATGAACTCCTGCGCCCCCAACGTTACGGTGGTTAATATTGATAACGGTTTTGGCGCTGCTTATTTCGCTTCCATGATCAACCGCTTATGAATGTAAAGCTGTGAAAGCAGGGAGTTTCCGCCGCTCTGGCTGTTGTAGAATTGCGTTCGTGGGGTAATGGCCAACTTGATCGACGGTCGCCGCAGGTGTTCTTCCGAGGGAAGACAAAAGACCCTCTTCCAGCAGCATGGGACGGATCACAGAGCGCTTGGGCAATCCTTAAATTGAGGGAGCTTGATAACTATGGCGTCACTCAGTACGTCTCCATCGGGCACGTTAGTGCCCTCCGCTCAACCGTTTCTTCGCTTGGAGCACTACACCTTCGGTGTAGGAGACCGCTTTGCCCATCAGGCGAAAGCTCAATTGCGTGCCTTCACACTCGCCGCGAAGGATGGCGTAGAGATCATTCCAGTGTGGAACAAATCGAACCGCGAGCACATGATCGTTGGCTCGAAGCCCGGTAGCGTGCGCGTGGCCGCCGAAGTTGCCATCCGCGATCTGGGCTGGAAGAAGCCCTTCCACGTGGATGCCGATCACATCACCCAGGAAACCGTAGACGGTTTTCTGGAATCCAGCGACTATTACACGATTGATGTTGCTGCCGCCATCGGCAAGCCTGCAGCCGACGAGAGGGTGAGCGCATTTCTTGACCGGCACCCTGAGCTCTTTCAGCGGATTGACCTGCCTGGCCAGGGTCCGTTGACGATATCGCGCGCTGACGCCTCGCAGACCGCACGAAAATACTTGTTTGCAGCGCAAGAGGCGGGCCGCATCTACCGTCATATCGCGAATGCTAAAGAGAAGGGTAGTTTCGTCACCGAGGTCTCGATGGATGAGACCGACAACCCGCAGACGCCGGGCGAGTTGCTGGTAATCCTGGCTGCGCTGGCTGATGAAGGCATTCCGCTACAGACCATTGCGCCGAAGTTTACCGGTAGGTTCAACAAGGGCGTGGATTACGTGGGCAACCTGGCCCAATTTGAAACCGAGTTTTGCAGCGACCTCGCAGTCATTGCTCACGTGGTCAAGACCTATGGCTTGCCTGCCGAACTCAAGCTCAGCGTACATTCAGGGAGCGATAAATTCTCGATCTATCCGGCCATCTGCCGGGCGCTGCGCGACACCGGCGCCGGAGTCCACGTAAAGACCGCGGGCACCACCTGGCTCGAGGAGCTGATCGGGCTGGCAGAAGCCGGAGGCGACGGCCTGGCGTTGGCGAAAGAAATCTATGCGGAAGCCTACGCGCATCGTGAAGAGCTCTCAGCACCCTATGCCGCGGTGATTGATATTGATGTTGCCAAGCTGCCCTCACCCGAGCAGGTCAAGAAATGGTCGCCGGAGCAATACGTAAACGCATTGCGCCACGACCAGAAGTGCAAAGAATTCAATCCCAGCTTGCGGCAACTGCTGCACGTGGGGTACAAGATCGCCGCCAAGATGGGCAACCGATATTTGGACATGCTGGAGACTTGCGAAGAGTCCATCTCGCGCAATGTCACCACCAATCTTTACGAACGGCACGTCAGGCCGATCTTCCTGGGTAAGTAGGCCTCGGAAGCTGAGCAGTACCGTGACCTGCGCACATTTTTGATCTAAAGAAACGAAAAGGAGACACGTATGGCGACTGTTGCCATATCAGCACAAGAATTGTCTGGCCTCGAGCCGAAGTATGAGTTTTTTGTCGGCATTGATTCCGATGGCTGCGCCTTCGACAGCATGGAGATCAAGCATAAAGAATGTTTTTGCCCACAGATCATCAAGTACTGGGACCTGCAAGCGGTCTCCAAGTATGCTCGCGAGGCCGTCGA
Above is a genomic segment from Terriglobales bacterium containing:
- a CDS encoding lipase family protein gives rise to the protein MVSFDSEFAQVYALPLAKAAYVSTNPPDGFTSSQNAFNILADTSHPDYLTQLSKSSDQHKRMMQSMLAQRVKPLFEDAENVGQEILINAVPNPQPNLHFGWVCMDAAKQRLVVALRGTEYFHDWLDNLDLIPAPYAPIPGSGMVHQGFQLVYYAIRNNLRQIVQKVVQNQAQQLREIFITGHSLGGALAGLAAPDLVNDVAAKLSPTVYTFAEPNVGHSDFTDFYNSRVNVCYRVVNMWDLVPHLPPSQAGYDHEGTPLSIDSGFSLDVVRNHVIVTGYIPGVAALNQKSEAALPAMAGR
- the larE gene encoding ATP-dependent sacrificial sulfur transferase LarE; this translates as MESLESKRLALEARLKSFEKVAVAYSGGVDSAFLAYAAYQALGNRMLAVIADSPSLARSQYDDALQFAREQGIPLRVIETAELESPEYARNDANRCFHCKDELFTVMERIRAAEGYAAVAYGKNTDDDGDFRPGQRAAELHHVVAPLAEAGLSKAEVRELARGAGLRLWDKPASACLASRIEYGRPVTREALQAVERAEDALRGLGFRQFRVRHHGEIARIEIAREEMSAVFSDGMADRIARAVKEAGFRFVALDLEGYRSGSMNALLPLGDVVARRS
- the larC gene encoding nickel pincer cofactor biosynthesis protein LarC, yielding MRVAYLDCFSGVSGDMMLGALLHAGVDLDLFRQTIAALGVDAQIKVETVNRSGISSTRVRVLTAEGEQDDAHVVLDEHSHSRSEDAHAHSHSHSNEHSHHGTKTEKGEKQRPHHDHQHAHEHGRSLKEIHELISRAPIDSATRAIALRAFRLLGEAEAKIHNIPVEQIHFHEVGAVDTIVDIVCAAAGCASLGVSRWVCSPLNVGGGTVKCAHGIFPVPAPATTELLKGAPVYSSGVQAELVTPTGAAILRALGVEFAAMPAMTIEHTGYGAGARDLPGLANVVRITVGEAVQKEQSADREVVTVIETAVDDLTPQLVGYVMEQALAAGALDVMVTPVLMKKNRPGHLLTVLCEREKANGLCNLLLRETTTLGVRLREERRQCLQRKFATVSTSWGEVRMKLAYLNGELTNCSPEFEDCRRIAERHKIPLKIVMQEVVRLYREEHAAAAD
- the larB gene encoding nickel pincer cofactor biosynthesis protein LarB, translating into MKTLLEDIREQRISPDEGVERLRNLPFEDLGFAKLDHHRSLRHGMPEVIYAAGKTPAETAEIFARMAEHGGNVLATRCTPEHAHAVLGATPTAEYNERARTIALVQDAKEQGKGVVAILCAGTSDLPVAEEAAVTARVMGNRIELACDVGVAGLHRLIAQRNLLSTARIFIVCAGMEGALPSVVAGLVGAPVIAVPTSVGYGASFQGVTALLAMMNSCAPNVTVVNIDNGFGAAYFASMINRL
- a CDS encoding tagaturonate epimerase family protein; amino-acid sequence: MASLSTSPSGTLVPSAQPFLRLEHYTFGVGDRFAHQAKAQLRAFTLAAKDGVEIIPVWNKSNREHMIVGSKPGSVRVAAEVAIRDLGWKKPFHVDADHITQETVDGFLESSDYYTIDVAAAIGKPAADERVSAFLDRHPELFQRIDLPGQGPLTISRADASQTARKYLFAAQEAGRIYRHIANAKEKGSFVTEVSMDETDNPQTPGELLVILAALADEGIPLQTIAPKFTGRFNKGVDYVGNLAQFETEFCSDLAVIAHVVKTYGLPAELKLSVHSGSDKFSIYPAICRALRDTGAGVHVKTAGTTWLEELIGLAEAGGDGLALAKEIYAEAYAHREELSAPYAAVIDIDVAKLPSPEQVKKWSPEQYVNALRHDQKCKEFNPSLRQLLHVGYKIAAKMGNRYLDMLETCEESISRNVTTNLYERHVRPIFLGK